The following proteins are encoded in a genomic region of Thiomonas sp. X19:
- the tpx gene encoding thiol peroxidase: MAQVTLHGSHIQVDGHLPQPGSKAPALKLTNKELADVGLDAFAGKRKVLNIVPSLDTPTCAQSTRHFNADASKLHNTVVLVISADLPFGASRFCSVEGLNNVVTLSTFRNPDFMQAYGVKIATGPLVGVTARAVVVLDEHDKVLYSELVPEIGQEPNYAAALAAL, from the coding sequence ATGGCTCAAGTCACCCTTCACGGTTCCCACATCCAGGTCGATGGCCACCTGCCGCAGCCGGGCAGCAAGGCGCCGGCGCTCAAGCTGACCAACAAGGAACTGGCCGACGTCGGGCTGGATGCGTTTGCCGGCAAGCGCAAGGTGCTGAACATCGTGCCCTCGCTGGACACGCCCACCTGCGCGCAATCGACCCGGCATTTCAATGCCGATGCGAGCAAGCTGCACAACACCGTGGTGCTGGTGATCTCGGCCGACCTGCCGTTCGGCGCCAGCCGCTTCTGCAGCGTCGAAGGGTTGAACAACGTCGTCACCCTGTCCACCTTTCGCAACCCCGATTTCATGCAGGCCTATGGCGTGAAAATCGCCACCGGCCCGCTGGTGGGCGTCACGGCGCGCGCCGTGGTGGTGCTGGACGAGCACGACAAGGTGCTGTATTCCGAGCTGGTACCCGAAATCGGCCAGGAGCCGAACTACGCGGCGGCACTCGCCGCGCTGTAA